gttctatgattttttgACTTGGAAAACTCTCAGGGCTAGACACTCATGGCTTGACAGCATGTTGCCATCAAACAATTACATGCAAGGGCTGGTCTGAAAGAGCTTGTAGGGCAGTTACTGTTTCACACAGCCTCACCCCTGCTCCAGGCCATTGCTTCCTATCCTGCAAGATAGTGCTGTGCTGCCATAACTCAATGGAACCCACAAAACATTAGCAGCTCAAGCGGTGGTGTTTTCTGTAATAATTGGCTTGGTGCCGTGGGAACTGAAAGGTCTGGGCCAGTGTCAACAGCATCCACTGGCTTCCAGCACACTTGGCTCAATAAGTTGTGGACATATAGTAATTGTAAGGTGAAATAAGCAGCCTCTCCATCACCCATCCTACCACCAGAAAGACAAGCTTGAAGCTTCTGTACTAATAACTGAAAACAATTTCTAGCCTACACCTCTCTTGGCTCACTCTCACGGGAAACAAAAATGGTGCCCTAGTTTAAGCAGATTTATACGTAAAACGAGTGTTAGGCTAAACTCAACCTAGGGTAAGTGAGGGTTTGGATAAACTTTGCATATTTGTTAGATTAAAACAGGCTCACACCTCCCCTAAACACTCCTCCTCAATTAGCAACTAGGAAGCATGGTCTAACATGTCATTTCTATCAAGCTAAGCACAACACAGAGAGAACAGATGATCTGTGTTATTGCAACAGTGCTTCTCTTCTCACAGAAGGCAAGTTTCTTCTTCAAGAGAAAACTAAGGACTTAAAAGGGGAGACTCACCACTTGCACAACCTCTGCTTTCCGCTCATTCTCCAGTCTTCTTCTTAAATTTTCTTCCCTTCGTAGTTTTTTCTCCTAAAGGGAGAAGACAGTAAAACCTGTTATACACATTATTTTAGAGCCACAGCAGTGGAAATTTGaatcctgatctcccaggtcctagtctaatcCCTCGAAttactacagcacactggcttcctagagtacttatgctatggggcagctatatatatattaagtatATTATTCTGGAttcttttatttgatgttttaatgtgttggggGAAAATCCCAAAGCAGTTTATTTTAAGATAAAAGGCAGTacagaaatgaataataataataataaagttcattggtgcctagacattctgttgtggcgactgtaacccaggtttaaggtggcATTTGGAAatcagcttatatatctgagtttctaacactgcccagaAGAGAGGACATGTGTCACAGCAAAGAAAACCCTCTAACTTAGTACTGCATAACAGATAGTCCTTGAACATGAAGGGCTTATCCAAATATCTTAACCTGTCGCCAGGACAATACTGGGGTGTGGAGGTGATCTTTAAAGTATTTAGGTCCCAGGTTTTATAAGATATCAATAAAACTTTTGAGTTCAGATTAGTAATATTTTGAAAGACAGTGCAAGTCTTTCAGTACATGTATGGCTTCAGCCAGCTACTGCACTTAATAACCAGGGAGTTGCATTGTATGCTAACTGTAGCTTCCatgttgtcttcaagggcagcaccACGTGCAACACCCTGCAGTAATCCAAGAGAGGTTATCAGAACATGTATTACCATGAAAAGTCTATCCCAGGTCCAGGAATGGTAGTACCTGGCGATCTAGTCAGAGCTGGCACTCCTAGCTACTTAAGACACAAGCATGGATCTCCAGCAACAAAGAGGAATCTAGGCACATCCTTGGATTACACACCTGTTCCTTCAAAGGGGACCCAACTCTATTCAGAACAGGCCATCTTGCCTGCTTCCAGACCTAGCAGCCACTATTCAACAGACCACTTTATATCACAATTCTCTCTCACCTCACGCTCCTTTCGCTTTTCTTCCACCAACTGCCGTGCAAAATCTTTGACTAGTTTCTTTTCCTGACGTTCCTTCATCTTGCGTTCCCAGGAGGTACGCAAAGGCTTATCCAGAGTCATGTGAGAAAACCTAGCAAGGAGAAAACGGAGCCATTATCAACCACTGCCATGAGCGTAATTCCATACAAAAGCTTTAAacttttgctttaaatgtgtatagGCTTTTGCTTTAAACATATATACTACTTTTTGCTCTTAACTCTTTTTAGTTATTTTTAATGTACATCACCTTGATATGGTtgtttaggtaaaaggtaaagggacgcctgactgttaagtccagtcacagatgactctggggttgtggcgctcatctcgctttacaggccgagggagccagtgtttgtctgcagacagcttccaggtcatgtggccagcatgactaagctgcttctggcgaaccagagcagcacacagaaacgctgtagcggtacctatttatctacctgcactttgatgtgctttcaaactgctaggttggcaggagctgggaccgagcaacgggagctcaccccgttgcggggattcgaactgccgaccttctgatcggcaagccctaggctctgtggtttaggccacagcgccacccgcgtcctatggTTTTTTAGAAGGTGCTTAATAAATCAATGACGATAACAAGTGAAGCTTGTTTCTAAGTTCCTACGGGTATTCATCAGACCAGGCTGCACACTTCGCAGGCCATGCTCTCCACAGACTGGCAAAGACACTGGAGAACAAGTGGAAACGATTGGAGAGGGCTTATTTAAGCATAGCAAACCACCTGTGAGTCTAATTGGTTTCAAAATCAGAGCAAAAATTAACTGCACGCGACTTGCTTGTTAACCTTCATTTTGCACCATACGCAAACGCAGTAAGCGCCGCAAAACAAGGTCCCGCCACCTAAAGGCGAAGATCAAACTCTCACCGCTTCTTGCCGGTGTCTTTCCATACCCGCCCCGATTTAGGCTTTCCTCTGGGGATGGCGGGCGCCTCCTTCCGCTTCGTGCCCGGGGAAGCTGCTGGCGGTTTCCCTGGTCCAGCTTCTACCGCGGCGGCCGTTTCTTCGCCGTTCCCGGGCTGCCGGACCTGCTCACTTCGGTCAGTGTCTGAAGGGGGCTGCTCACTCAGCGGCTCCGCTTCAGAAACAAGCGCCGCCATAGCCCGCTCGCCGGTTCCCCCGGAAactgctgctctgcctccctccaCGTGGGAGAGATACAGGGACGTCCCCCTCGGATGACGTTTCGTCCTCGAGTATATGCGTAGAGCAACGCGAGTGGCCTGTTACGCCCAGGCGCGTGAGGGAAACATGGGCGGAGACAGCCCTTTGACCGCAATTGGCCAATTGCCCTTGCTGCGAAGAGTTGCGGTCTTACCCGTTCCGTAACAAAACTTCCGGTATTTGGTGTGATTCTTCACATGCGGGGCAACAGCAGCGGAAATACATGAAACTCAAAAGGGTTGAAAGTTCACCTTGCAGCGCGTTgaaatgacagacagacagacagacagacagacagacaagcaaGCAAGCCCTTGATGACTGGCACACACTCACATCCGCcagtgcattgcaggggttggactagataacccttgtatGCATACTGTCTTAAAGGGactgttgtgatttatttattaaaaggaaATTTGGCTGCAATCTACAAGTTGTTTTATTTTAGGATAAAAAGGAGTGGAGACTGTAAGCTAAAGTTTTCACTGTAGCTCTCAGCAGCACTAATTTTAAtcataaacatttcatttatagGTCTGAACACCACAGAAGGAAGTAGCAGAACCTGCACACGAGCATCCATAAAAGAACAAATCACGGAGAAGCATTGAAATTTATTAGCAAACCACTTCACACACCAAATGACAAATATATTTTAGTCTGAATGCAGAAGGCACATGGCAGGTGATGTATAACAACATTCAATTCGATAATCAGACCTGAGATATataaaaactatatataaaaaattagaaAGTTGATTTGGACTAGGCACAAAAAGATTCTGATAAACACACAATGCCAGCAATATATTTatccaaaaatatatatgtgcAGTAGTTTAGAAGAGGAGCTTATTTCcatacatattttaaatgaatgCAACAGTTCATCTTTATATACCTGGTTACATTTTCTGTTAAAACAAGTGTGTGCTCTTTAGTTTCACTGCTATAAAAAAATGATAACAATAGAAAAACTAATGCATGGGCTGTTTTAATTTTGatcatatattttgtggttttatattttgattttgttctgtgaactgccctgagatctccgggtatagggcagtatataaattcaataaataaaaataataatgcctcCTAAAGTGTGTACAGTCATTATATGGACTCTGGGCTCTTTTTTCAATAACAATAATATGTCTGAGAGGATGGCCTGCCTATATCCAGCACTGTGAATTCATTGAGAAATCAAGTAATAAAGCCTACCCTggtaggtaaaaaaggtaaaggacccctggacagctaccagtaagtccagtcaaatgtgactatagGGTGTGGCACtcttcttgctttcaggccgagggagccagtgtttgtctatagacagctttccaggtcatgtggcaagcacaACTATACCTCTACaatgacggaagccagagagcacagaaacgccATATACCTTCTAGTCACagaggtatctatttatctacttccactggtgtgcttttgaactgctaggttggcaggagctaggacagcgcaacaagagctcaccctgttgcagggatttgaaccgccaaccttccgatcagcaacctgaagaggctcagtggtttagaccacagcgctacgtGTTCCCTACCTGGTAGGTATGCTTTTAGGATGTCGAGTGGTGATAGCACTGGCGTTCTCAAATGCTCCCCAAGTTGAACAATTCCTTGCAACTACAAAACTAGCACCTTAGGAAGAACTATTCAAGCTTGTCCCCCAGAAACAGGCTTTTTGCTTCATTCTGCTGATTGCCCAAACTGGCCCACAAaggtttaaacatttttttctgcctcTGGAAATTATACTGTATGATATCACAATGTGGACAAGCTTTGACAAACTTGTTTGCTTGCTATGAATATGGA
The nucleotide sequence above comes from Zootoca vivipara chromosome 1, rZooViv1.1, whole genome shotgun sequence. Encoded proteins:
- the CCDC86 gene encoding coiled-coil domain-containing protein 86, with the translated sequence MAALVSEAEPLSEQPPSDTDRSEQVRQPGNGEETAAAVEAGPGKPPAASPGTKRKEAPAIPRGKPKSGRVWKDTGKKRFSHMTLDKPLRTSWERKMKERQEKKLVKDFARQLVEEKRKEREEKKLRREENLRRRLENERKAEVVQVIRNPAKLKRAKKKQLRRIEKRDTLALLQKRQTQRKAAKE